The nucleotide sequence CGGCCATCTGGATGGGCAAGGGGTACTTTGTCCACTACCTGAGTCCACTCTTTTCCTTCTCCGTTTTGGCCAAGTATATCGGGGAACACCCCTATAACAGGGAGTTTGAGGCGCGGGCCGGGACGGTGAATATGGACCCGTACCTGATTATGGATACGACGGTGGCCTATGTCAGCCCGCTGCACTGGAGCCTGCTTTTTTCCATCAAAAACCTGCTGGATGAAGACGTGCGTTATCCCAGCTACTACTCACGCCATCCTGACGGCCTTCCGCGGGAAGAGCGTAATTTCCTTGTGGAAGCCGAGTACCGGTTTTGAAACGGTGGGTGTTCCTGGTCCTCGTGCTGCCGCTGGCACTGGCGGCGTACCAGTATGAACCGGTGCTGCTGGAGACCCAGGCCAAACTTGCCCCCCGCCTGCTGATGATGAGTGAGGGAGTGGAAAAGCATTCGGCGGACCTGCTCTCGATCTGTGTCATTTACGAAGCGGGAGAAGGGGAGGTGGCGGACGCGTTTGCGGGGATGGTGCGCTCGGCGTATCCGGACGGCTGGAAAGGCATGAGGATACGGATCGTCAAAAGCCGCTACGAGGCACTGGAGACGCGCTGCGATCGCTGTGAACTTCTTTTTTTGCTCAACGCGGACGAAGAGAAAGTCCGGCGCGCCGTCTCCTATGCAACCGCGCATCAGAAACTGACAATGGCCTATGAGAACCGCTTCCTCGAAGAGGGGGTGCTGATGTCGCTGCATGTGGGCCGGAGTGTCCGCCCCTACCTTAACCTGCAGCAGGCCAAAGAAGCGGGGATCCATTTCAGCAGCGCTCTCAAGCGCATCTCCAAGTTCCTGGACCTGCCGAAGGAGACGCCGTGAAGCCCTCTGTCAGCGTCCGGACCCGTATCCTCGGCACGGTCATCGTCTTCGCCTTTGCCCTTTTCATGCTGGTGCAGTACCAGTACGAGGTCAAGCTCAAAGTGATCCTCAATACGACCGAGCAGAGCAAGTACGAGACGGTGGCCGATACGGTCCTCCCTATCCTGGCGGTCAATACGGCTTTCGAACTCGAACATGAGAACCGCCAGTACATTTCCGAACTGGTGCGCCAAAATCCTGACCTCGTACGTGTTATCCTCACAGCCGACGGCATGGGGATGATTGACATCGGGGAACACATTGCAGAAAATACGACGCTGATCCGCCTGCATAAAATCGTGCCTGACCCGCAGGGCGGGAGTGCGCTGGGCGAAGTGACCTTCATCTTTACCAGCCGGGTTTTGCAGATGACAGAACAGGAGCACCGGACCTTCATCATCAGTTTCGTGCTCGTTGCGGGGCTGCTGTTGCTGCTGCTGATCGTCATCCTGCATTACGCTATGCGGCCGATTTACGTCCTGCTCAACTGGATCCGGGATTTCGACCCCAAAACCGATGACATGAGTACGATGCCGGAGGCGTGCTGCGATGAGGTGCGTATGATCGAGGAGTCGATGCAGCAGATGTTTGAACGTATCCGCCATTACACCGCGGAACTCGATGAACTCAACCGTAACCTGGATGAGAAAGTACGTGAACGTACCGATGCCCTGAGCTGGACCAACGCGCAGTTGCAGGAGGAGATCCGAATTCGGGAAGCGGCGGAGCAGGCGCTGAAGGCGGCCAATGAACGGCTGACGGCGCTGAGCCGTCTGGATGTCCTGACGGGGATCGCCAACCGCCGTTCATTCCAGGAGCATCTGAACGAATCCTGGGCGGTGTGCGTCCGCGAGCAGATCCCCCTCTCGCTCATTATCTGTGATATCGACCACTTCAAACGGGTCAACGATACCTACGGGCATCCTGCCGGTGACGTGGTGATCCGGAGCATTGCGGAGATCCTCGGTACAGAGATCAGGCGTGCATCCGACCTCGTGGCCCGCTACGGCGGCGAAGAGTTCGCCGTGATCCTATTCGATACCGGGTACGCCGATGCACTGGCGCTGGCGAAACGGCTGCAGGAGAAGGTCTGGGCAATGCCACCGCTTCCGCCGCCGGCGGAAGCGGTCAGCGGTATTACGCTCAGTTTCGGGTTTTGTTCGCTGGTGCCCGGGCCGCATGACAGCATCGCCAAATGCATCGCCGCCGCAGACCAGGCGCTCTACAAGGCGAAAAAAGCGGGACGGGACCGCATCGTCTACGGGGAGTGCAGCGAGGAGTAGCGCCTAATCCTCGGTGTGGTGTTTGGAAAGTTTGCGGATAACGGTATCGATCTGGGCGCTGGTCAGGGCATGGGGCGCCTTGACCACGTTGCTGATATAGGCGATCTCCGTCACCGTCACCCCGTAAGGGTCTTTTTTCACGGAATAGGGCTTGCCGTTGCGCTCGGTGATCAGTTCCAGGTTCTTACGGCTGTGGGAGAGGAAAAAGTTGAGAATATACCCCCCGGCGTGCTCTTTCTCGATGGCGATATAGGCCCGGGCGTCGTGCGGGTTGGCGATGCCGGGAAAGCGTTCGTGGAAGGCCTCGGGCTCCATGTAGCCGATGTACATTTTGACGAACAGGTCGTGGTAGCGCTGGACGGTTTTGGAAAAGAGGAACTGGGTGTTGATGACCCCGTTCTTGATCCGGGTTTTATTGAGCACCCAGCCCAGGGTATTGTAGTAGCGGAACGGATGGATTTTCAGATCCTCCGTTCCGACGATCTGCGCCCCGCTGATGCGTTTGAAGGGCTTGCGGCGCGGACGCTTCTCCTGCTGCAGCCACTCGAAAACGCTTGCGGCGCTGTAGGGCTTGGTGACCCAGGCAGTCGCGTAATCGGGCAGGGTGCTCAGCCCCGTGACCCCTTCGTTGAGGATCAGGAGGGCCTTGATGGAGTAGTGCGGGAAGAGGGTCTGCAGCAGCGCCCGTTTCTTCCGCATGCGCTTGCGCAGGTTCGTCACCGAGCCCACCAGGGTCATCTCGACGAAGTAGAGCTCTTTGTCCGTAAAGAACATCGCATCGAATTCACCGATCTCGTTACGCTTGATCCGGTAGACGATCTGCCCCTTCCAGTTGACGGAGAGGGCGTTCGGCTGGGCTTTCGTACGCTCCTTGTGGGGGCCTTTTACGATGAATTTTTTGATGAACTGATGCTGCTTGACGTAGCGCAGGAGCATTTCGTAGGCGTAGTTTTCGAAAACCTCGCCCTCGAAGGAGCGGTAGGCGCTCATAAAGGCGTCGTCGTCGGGTCCGAGCCCTTTTTTGAGCAGGGAGAGGAGGTGCTTGACGTGGTAGTCGTAGTAGAGGAGGTTATCGCCCAGTTCGCTGTCATCGAGGTTGGCGATGGCTTTGCTGATTTTGGGCAATAGAACTCCTTTTTTCGGGCACCTTCGGTTTCTTCGGCACATTATAGAGAAAGTCGGCTGTGAGTTTCCCGAAGCCGTGACGGGGTTTAATTTCAGAGGGTATAATAGAGGCATGAAGAAATTACATAGTGCGATCATTGCAACGGCGGCTCTTTTGGCCGTGCTCTCCGGATGCGGACAGGTCGAGGATACGCAGACCC is from Sulfurimonas sp. HSL-1656 and encodes:
- a CDS encoding YfiR family protein — protein: MKRWVFLVLVLPLALAAYQYEPVLLETQAKLAPRLLMMSEGVEKHSADLLSICVIYEAGEGEVADAFAGMVRSAYPDGWKGMRIRIVKSRYEALETRCDRCELLFLLNADEEKVRRAVSYATAHQKLTMAYENRFLEEGVLMSLHVGRSVRPYLNLQQAKEAGIHFSSALKRISKFLDLPKETP
- a CDS encoding diguanylate cyclase, coding for MKPSVSVRTRILGTVIVFAFALFMLVQYQYEVKLKVILNTTEQSKYETVADTVLPILAVNTAFELEHENRQYISELVRQNPDLVRVILTADGMGMIDIGEHIAENTTLIRLHKIVPDPQGGSALGEVTFIFTSRVLQMTEQEHRTFIISFVLVAGLLLLLLIVILHYAMRPIYVLLNWIRDFDPKTDDMSTMPEACCDEVRMIEESMQQMFERIRHYTAELDELNRNLDEKVRERTDALSWTNAQLQEEIRIREAAEQALKAANERLTALSRLDVLTGIANRRSFQEHLNESWAVCVREQIPLSLIICDIDHFKRVNDTYGHPAGDVVIRSIAEILGTEIRRASDLVARYGGEEFAVILFDTGYADALALAKRLQEKVWAMPPLPPPAEAVSGITLSFGFCSLVPGPHDSIAKCIAAADQALYKAKKAGRDRIVYGECSEE